The following coding sequences lie in one Rutidosis leptorrhynchoides isolate AG116_Rl617_1_P2 chromosome 4, CSIRO_AGI_Rlap_v1, whole genome shotgun sequence genomic window:
- the LOC139844905 gene encoding probable inactive receptor kinase At1g48480, translating into MLFFIFHILLLLPAGIMADLASDRAALLSLRSAVGGRTLLWTTAEQTPCNWSGVKCDSNGNRVTGLHLPGVSLVGELPLGIFKNLTELRTLSLRFNALSGSIPVDLSSCTGLRNLNLQGNRFTGSFPEAFFSSLRDLIGLNIAENNFSGEISTSFNNFTRLKTLYLENNQFSGTLPELENPNLEQFNVSFNNLNGTVPKSLQSKPRESFLGNSLCGSPLDKLCPNSLNVPPAVSVDFNRNRKKKNSLSGGAIAGIVIGSLLGLVVILILVFIICRKSGKKTSSIDIGGGMKRNDAEVLGEKPLTGSGSNGFSVAAAAAAAMTTTGGNAGGGDVISSNKKLVFFRNSTAVFDLEDLLRASAEVLGKGTFGTAYKAVLEAGIMVAVKRLKDVTVLEPEFREKIEFVGAMDHENLVPLRAYYYSREEKLLVYDYMPMGSLSALLHGNKGGGRTPLNWEIRSAIALGAARGIEYLHSHGNNISHGNIKSSNVLLTKSLGARVSDFGLANVMGLHSTPNRVAGYRAPEVTDPRRVSQKADVYSFGVLLLELLTGKAPTHALLNEEGVDLPRWVQSTVKEEWTSEVFDLELLRYQNVEDEMVQLLQLAIDCAAQYPDNRPTISEVVSRIEELRRSSLLRGDDHGSNRDQGLGPDLSM; encoded by the exons ATGCTGTTTTTTATTTTTCACATTCTGCTTCTTCTACCCGCCGGAATAATGGCGGATCTGGCTTCCGACCGAGCCGCGCTCCTTTCTCTCCGGTCAGCCGTCGGCGGCCGTACACTTCTCTGGACCACCGCCGAACAAACACCGTGTAACTGGTCCGGTGTAAAATGTGACTCCAACGGTAACCGTGTTACTGGTCTTCATCTTCCAGGTGTGTCACTTGTAGGTGAGCTTCCCCTTGGTATTTTCAAAAACTTGACGGAACTTCGTACGTTGAGCCTCCGGTTCAACGCCTTGTCCGGTTCGATTCCGGTCGATCTGTCTTCGTGTACCGGGTTACGCAATTTGAATTTACAAGGTAATCGTTTTACCGGTTCGTTTCCGGAGGCTTTCTTCAGTAGTTTACGTGACCTAATTGGGTTAAATATTGCTGAAAATAATTTTAGTGGTGAGATTTCAACTAGTTTTAATAATTTTACTCGGTTGAAAACTTTGTATTTGGAGAACAACCAGTTTTCTGGTACTTTACCTGAGCTTGAAAACCCTAATTTGGAGCAGTTTAATGTGTCATTTAATAATTTAAATGGCACTGTTCCGAAATCGCTTCAATCGAAACCGAGAGAATCGTTTTTGGGGAACTCGCTTTGCGGTTCTCCCCTTGACAAATTGTGCCCTAATTCGTTGAATGTTCCACCTGCTGTTTCGGTTGATTTTAATAGAAACAGGAAGAAGAAAAACAGTTTGTCTGGCGGTGCGATTGCCGGAATTGTAATTGGATCTTTATTAGGTCTTGTTGTTATCCTGATTTTGGTATTTATTATTTGTCGAAAGAGTGGTAAGAAAACAAGCTCTATTGATATTGGTGGTGGGATGAAGCGTAATGATGCTGAAGTTTTAGGGGAAAAACCATTGACAGGTTCGGGTAGTAATGGGTTCTCAGTGGCGGCAGCTGCTGCAGCGGCAATGACGACAACAGGTGGAAATGCAGGGGGTGGAGATGTTATTAGTTCTAATAAGAAACTAGTGTTTTTCAGGAATTCAACTGCTGTGTTTGATTTGGAGGATTTGTTGCGAGCTTCTGCTGAAGTGCTTGGGAAAGGGACGTTTGGGACTGCATATAAGGCGGTGCTGGAGGCTGGAATTATGGTTGCGGTCAAAAGATTGAAGGATGTTACGGTTTTGGAGCCGGAGTTTAGGGAGAAGATTGAATTTGTGGGTGCAATGGACCATGAGAATTTGGTTCCACTGAGGGCTTATTATTACAGCAGAGAAGAAAAGCTGCTTGTGTATGATTATATGCCAATGGGAAGCCTTTCTgcacttcttcatg GAAATAAAGGAGGTGGCAGGACACCTTTGAACTGGGAAATACGGTCAGCCATTGCGTTAGGAGCTGCGCGTGGCATCGAGTATTTACACAGTCACGGCAACAATATTTCCCATGGGAATATTAAATCATCAAATGTCCTGTTGACCAAATCTTTAGGAGCCCGGGTATCCGATTTCGGTCTAGCCAATGTCATGGGCCTGCACTCAACCCCTAACAGGGTTGCCGGGTATCGTGCACCAGAGGTTACCGACCCACGCAGAGTCTCCCAAAAAGCAGACGTTTACAGCTTCGGGGTGTTACTGTTGGAACTTTTAACAGGAAAGGCCCCCACACATGCCCTTTTAAACGAAGAAGGTGTTGACCTACCGAGATGGGTGCAGTCAACGGTCAAAGAAGAGTGGACTTCTGAGGTGTTTGACCTTGAGCTACTGAGGTACCAGAATGTGGAAGATGAAATGGTGCAACTTTTGCAGTTGGCTATAGATTGTGCGGCACAGTACCCTGATAACCGGCCTACAATCTCAGAGGTCGTAAGCCGGATTGAGGAGCTGCGTCGCTCTAGCTTGTTGAGAGGGGACGATCATGGTTCAAACCGTGATCAGGGTTTAGGGCCGGATTTGAGTATGTGA